The sequence TCTCCTCGATGTCCAGCGCGTGCAGTACGGTCCGGCGTGCGGCATCGAGATCGGGGGTGTCCCCGTCGGTGTGCCAGCGGGCGAGGGTGTGGGCGGTGTCGGTGATCCGGGACAGCATTTCCTGGATGATCGGGTCGGCCCAGGGCAGGGTGCGGCCGTCGAACGGCTTGCTCCGTACGAGTGCCATGGCGCTTTCGAGGTCAGGGATTCCCTGCTGCGGTCCGGCGGCCAGGCCGCGGGCGGCCAGGTGTTGGAAGTGGTCCCAGTCGGAGGTGACGGCGGGGTGGAAGGTGTATCCGCTGCCGTTCTTGGGGCGAGGGAGCAGCGGGTGGCCGTCGTCGGTGATGAATCCGATCTCGTTGCGTAGCTCGGACAGCCGCGAGTGCAGGGTGCGGGTGCTCCAGGGGTTCACGGGGTCCATCGCACGGCAGAGGTATTCGGTGGTGCGTCCGGGACGCAGGTGGATGAGCGCGGCGACGGCGGTGGTCCGCAGGGTGTGGGCGTGGTCGGATCCGGTGCCTCCGGTGATGCGCAGCGGCCCGAGCATCTCGATCCGCACGCCGCTCTCGTCGGACGGCCCGTCGACCGGTCCGGGCGTCTGCTGCTGGGGGAGTACCGGGGCGGACTCCGCTGCCTTCCGGCCCGTGTTCTCGGCCTGTGCCTCACCGGTGGCCGTCGCGGGCGGCTGGGGTGCGGAGGCCGGGGGCGGGACGGCACCGGCGAAGAGCGCGGGGAACGGGTTACCGGGGTCCGGGGAGGCGTCGGCGCTGGTGACCCGGACGGCCAGCGGGATGCCTGCGGCTGCGGCCTGGCCGTGGTCCTCGGCGAACTCCCAGGGCCCGGTCGCGGGCGCCGGCTCCTCGGTCGCGACCTGCAGAGCATGGAGGTACTCGCGGTACTGCTCGTCCGTGACCCGCTGCAGGGTGACCGGGATCTCCAGCGACGCCAGAAGCGCCTGCTGGTCGGGAACGGTGCTCAGGGTCTCCGCGCGGGGGAACGCGCGGCGGGTGTCCTCGGTGGCGGGCAGGACCACGGCCGTCAACAGATCGCGGGCGGTGGACAGGGCGTCTGCGAGCTGGATGACGTCGGTCTCGGCGTGGTCGCCGGCGCCGATGAGCAGCCACGGCAGGACCTGTTCGCCGCTCTGGTGCGCTTCGAGGAGGAGTTCCCCGAGGTCGGCCGCGACGGCGGGAAGGTGCGGCATCGTGCGGATGCGGCCCTGCGGCAGGAGACCGGCGAGGCGGGTACCCAGTCCGGTGGTGAGGATCTCGCTGTAGTCGGTCCACGTGCAGGTGCCCAGTTCCAGAGCGAGCGCGCGGGCGACCTCCAGGACCTCGTCGGGGGATCCCTCCAGCAGCAGGACACGGCACGTCGTGAGGTCGGCGAGTACCAGGCCCGTGTCGTCGGCGCCCAGGGTGACCAGCCCCGGGTACGGGGCTTGGACGTCCTGCAGGTCCTCGGCGCTCATCAGGGCGGCCTGAGGGTCCAGGATCCAGGTCCGGGGATCGGGGCCGGACGTGAACGGGGCGAGGGCTTCGGCGGGTTCGTCCAGCAGGAGCGTGACACCTTCGGCCTCGGACAGGCGTGCTCCGCGTAGTCCGGGCAGCTCGCGGTCGTGGTCGGCGGCGTGGTGGGCGAGGGTGCGCAGGACGGTGTCGAGGAGCTCGACGCCGACGGGTTCCGCCGTGGCGGCGAGAGTTTGTTCCAGGCGTGTGGGTTCGGCGTCCTGGGCGATGGTCTGCCCGGCGCGGCGTCGGCGTTGCTGCAGGATGCGCCGCACCCCCAGCGCCCCCGCGAGGGAAGCGGCCAGCAGCGTCCCGACACCTGCGACCAGCGCCCAGTTGATGCCCGCGGTCCGGCTCTTGAGCTCTGCCGTGTGCTGTGCGCCCTCCGGGCTCGCCTCCGGTCCGGGGGAGCTCGCGCTCGGCGCCGGAGCCGTGGCCGTGGTCGCAGGTGCAGGCGCGGCCGGGGCGGTACCGGGGGCGGCCGTGGGCGGCTCGGCTGCCGGGGGCCGGCCGGTGCCGGGGAGGGCCAGCCGCTGTCCGGGGTGGATGAGATCGGGGTCGGTGAAGGTCCCAGCGCCGTCGGGGAGGGCCTTGCCCCGGTTGAGTTCGAAGATTTCCGTGTACCGGTCGGCGTTGCCCAGCTGGTCGGCGGCGATCGAGGTCAGGCTGTCACCCTGGCGCACGCTGTACTCGGTGCCCGTGTCGCCGCCCGGACCCGTCGCTGTCCCCTGAGCCGGCATGCCGGCGGTGTCGGCGGCGGTGGGGAGGGTGAGGAGCCATCCGGGTTGGATGGGGTGTTCGGTCCGGAAGATGCTGCCGTCCGTCATGGTGCGGCCTTCGTTCAGGGCGGCGATCTCCTCCCACCGCTGGCCGTCACCCAGCGTCTGTTCCGCGATCGACCACAGGCTCTCGGCCGGCCTCAGGTCCCGAACGGTGTATGCGCTTCGTGTGGTTTCGCCCTCGGGGCGTGCGGTGGTCGCGGGCGTCGGGGTGGGGACGGCGGATGCGCTCGCGCTCGTCGGCGGCGCGGCGGGGACCGCGGTGGCGGGTGCGGCGAGGGCGGTGGTGGTGGGCAGGGCCAGCAGTACCGCGCCGACGAGGGTGGCGGCGGCCCGCTGGCCGACCAGTCCTCGGATCTGCGGGGCGGCGCGGCCGCGGAGCTGGGCGGGGATCTCCAGCAGCACCGCGCACGCGAACAGAACCCATCCGACCCAGCCTGCGACGGCGAGGGCGAGGAGGAACACCTGACCGGAGTCGTCGGTGGAGAACAAGGATCCGAGGGCGGCCGCTCCGGGCGGGCCGACGATCGTCGTGGCCCACCAGAGCAGGATCGGCAGGCCGACCAGGAGCGCGGCGAGGACGGTGAGGCTGAGCAGACCGCGGGCCACGGCGGCCGCTGCCTGCGCGCCGCCGCGCGCCGGAGGCGACGGCTTGAGGGTGGGCTTCGACATGTTTCGGGTCCTTCTCGATCGACGCCGGCGCCGGCGGTTACTCGGGCTGGGTCACGCCGTGCAGGAGGCGGGCGCTGCCGTGTCCGGAGACACTCAGCGTGCCGATCCCGACGATGGACAGGAACTTGGTGGCGTACGCGCCTTGGACGGTGACGGTGAGCTGGCTGCGGTCCGCCGACAGGCCCACGGTTCCCTGGCTGCCGGTGCGGGAGAGGTAGGCGTACGCCGCGGCCTGGGCGGCTTCGGGGTCGACGCGGATCCCCTCGCCGTTGACGGCCGAGGCGGGGTCGATGGCCTGTCCGGCGGCGCGGGCCGCTTCCATGGCGACGGCGTCGGCGCGTTCGGTGGCGCGCAGCTTGCCGCCGCCGTCGATGGCGAGGCCGATGATGCCCAGCAGGGCCACCACGACGATCGCGGTGTAGACGGCGATCCCGCCGTCGTCACCTTGTAGCCGCCGGCGGGCCGGGGCGGTGACCGGATCGGGCACGGTTCATACCTCCCGGGAGCGGTAGGCGTCCACGACGGACGTGAACGTGCTGGTCATCGTCTTGGATCCGGGGACGCCGGGCAGCAGTAGGTCGGACAGCGGCACCGTGCAGGAGATGGTCACGGTGACGGTGCCGACCTGGCCGAGCGGCACGGCGAGGCCGGAGGTGTCGATGCTGGTGCTGGCGGACGCGCAGCGGATGCCCTGATCGTCCAGGGAGCGGGCCGCGGCCTCGGCTGCTTCGGCCTGGGCGCCGGAGTGGGTGCGGGAGATGGACGCTGCGCGGGCGGCGTCCTCGGCGGCGGCGTCGACCTTCGCGCCGGAGGTGACGATCCGCCCGCCGGCGATCGCCGTGCACAGCAGCATCAGCAGCAGGGGGGTGACGATCGCGGTGGCGATCGCCTCGCTGCCCCGGTCCTCGCGCAGCCTCGCACGCCAACCGCCGCCGGTCGTGTGTGTGATGGCGGTCATGGGGTGGTCCACCGTTCGCGGGGTGCGGATGCGGACTGGGAGACGGACAGCCCCGACAGCCCCGGCAGCATGGACGGGGCGCTGCCGGTGACGGTCACCCGCACGTCCGTGGCTGTGCTGCCGGCGGTGCTGACCGTGGGCCCGCGCAGGCTGTCTCCTGCGATCCGGCCGAGGGTTTCGTGAGCGCGAGCGGCTCCCGCGCCCTCGGGGGACTGGTAGGTGCGCGCCGCGGCGACGCCCTCGCGGGCTGCGGTCAGTGCGACGTTGCGGGCGTGGACCCACATCGAGGCCTGCACCACCGCCACCGTGAGCACGATGACGAACGGGAACACGATCGCCATCTGGATGGACGACTCTCCCCGGTCGCCGTGGCCCCGGCACCGACCGGTGTGCTGCCCCGGCTCTGCCCGGGTCCCGCCTTCCTGCTGCGGCACGCGTCTCCTTCCCCCGTCCGTTCCCAGGCCTTCGCTCGGTCAGATCCCGGAGAGCTTCGTGTTGTAGCGACCGACGACCACCGCGATCGTTCCCGCGATGGCGATGGCACCCGCCACGGCGGCGACCCAGATGATGATGGTGGTGATGGAGATGTCGCCCCGGTCGTCGCCACTGTGCTTCTTGATCTCCTCCCAGTGCGACTTGAGGGCGAGTGACAGCCGGATCGCGTACTTCGTCATGACGGTGACTCCTTCGGTCAGGTGTTGAGCATGCGGATGATGGCGGGGAAGGCGATCAGGAGCATCACCAGGACGGCGAGGAGCGCGCCGGGGGCGGTCATCTTCTCGCTGTCGGCGTTGGCCTCGGTCGCCTGCGCGGTGAGGAGCTCGCCGCGAAGGTTCTTCGCGCGGGAGCGCAGGGTGGCGTAGACGGACGCGCCGTCGTCGGCGGACTGCCGCATGATCGCGGCGAGGTCGTCCAGCACGGGCAGGTCGAGTTCGGCCGTGAGGCGGGCCAGGGATTCCCAGTGGGGGACCTTGTCGACCCGCGAGCGGGCCAGGGCCTGCTGGATGCGGACGAACGCCCAGCCCTGGCCGGTCTGTGCGGCCTGTTCCATGGCTTGCTCGGCCGAGACGTTCCCGGCCCGGCGCAGCGCGACCAGGTCGAGGTAGGCGGCCATGGCGTGCGCGAACTCGGCGCGGGCGCGCTTGGCCTTGTCCCGCAACGCGAGGTCGGGGGTGAACCACAGCAGTGTTGCGGCCAGGATCCCGACGATGGCAGGCAGGTAGAGCGGCAGACCGAGCAGCAGCAGGGGGATCGTCGACAGGGGCGGCAGCAGCAGACCACCGGCCGCCAGAGCGACTTTCGTCAGCATGAATCGGGCCGGGGTGGTGCCGGTCAGAGCGAGGTCCTTGTGCGGGATGCGCACGCCCGGCACGTCGGTGAGGTGGTCCACCAGCCACTGCCCCCACCGCTCGTCCCGGTCGGTGACCTCGTCGGTGCGGGGCGGCGCGGGTTGGTTGAGGCGGCGCAGCGCGGGCCCGAGCGCGGGTGCGGGGCGCAGGACTTCACGGATCAGGAGGGCGGCGCCGGCGCCGATCGTCGCGCCGGACAGGATCGCGGCCACGGGCATCATGCCGTCACCTCCGTGCCCTCGTTCTCGGTGATGGCGTCGGCGACGGGGGTGACGGCGCTGCGGGGGTCGGCGATCAGGAAGCGGGGGACGGGCTTGGTGTCGGCGATCTGCCGCATCAGCGCGAGCACGCCGATGAAGCCGGCCGAGAGGACGGCGAGGACCAGCTGCCCGAGCAGCGTTCCGTACGGGGCGGTGTAGGAGGGGATGAGGAAACCGCAGCCGATGACGGCCAGGGTGATGATGGTCATCCACCGCATCGTCGTGCGGGGCTTGGCCCGGTCCGCCTCGATCGCCCGGCGGCGGGCGACCTCCTCGTGGACCGACTCCGCCAGGTCGTCCAAAGCCTGCGCGAGACCCGGCCCGCGGTCGGCGGCCGACAGCACGAGCGCGGCTACGACCTTGTCCGCGGTCACGTCGCCCAGCGCGTCGCCGAACAGGCGCAGTGCGTCGGTGGGCCGCCATCCGACCTGCAGGCGGTCGACCAGGTCCCCGACCTCGTCGACGATCTCCTCGGGGCAGCCCTTGCGGGAGATCTGTAGTGCCTCGTCCAGACCGCGGCCGAGCCGGAGCACGTTCGCCAAGCGCTGGGTCCAGTCGCCGAGAGCCTCCAGCTTTCCGATCCGGGTCGTGGCGGATTTCGTGGGTGCGAGCAGCCACGGCACTCCGATCACGGCCAGGAACACCAGCGCACCGGCGATGAACACCCCCGTCACCAGCCACAGCACGACAGCGGCCAGGGCACCGCCGGCCAGGCGGGTGCGGCGGGCCATCCGTTCGTCCCGCCCGGCGAGCCGGCGGCCTGCCCGCAGGCGAGCGGCGACGGGCGGGCCCTTGGGGGCGGTCGTGCCCACCATTCCGGCGACCAGTCCCACCAGCCCGCCCGCGAGGGCGAGTCCGGCCAGGACCCACATCAGCAGAGCGGTCACAGTCCGGCCCCCTCGTCCACCAGCAGCGGCAGCGCGGCACGCCACGCCCCGCCCGGCACGTTCAGCAGGTTGGCGTCGAATCCGGCGCGGCGCAGGTCGTTGATGCACCGCGGGTGCATGAGGGGCACAGCCCGGTGCTCGCCCCATTCCGGGCGCGGCCCGAAGATCGCGTTCGTCTCCGGCCGCCCGCCCTCACCGATCCCGGTGACCTCCAGCACGTGCGAGACGAACCGGTGGCGGTGCCCGCCGATCTTCGTCTCGTCCACGGACGAGACGAACACGATGAAGTGCAGGCCGTTCGCGGCCTGCCGATAGGCCAGAGCCTCGGACATGTTGGCCTGGGCGAGGAGGTACAGCTCGGCGATCCGGTCGAACACGACGGAGGGGTGGATGGCGTGCAGGGTGCACAGGTTGCCGCCCGCCCCGTTCGTCATCGCCTGCAGCATGGCCACGATCTCCGGCCCGCGGACCTCACCGACCACGATCCGGGTCAGCGTCATGCGCAGCGCCCGGTACATCAGGTCCATGAGCGTGATCTCACCGGCTGCCTGACCCGCGACCATCTCGCCGTTGGACTCGCGTGCCTCCATCGGCACGACCTGACGGTGGTGGCCGTTCTCGTGGGCGAACAGCTCGTACTCGGTCTCCAGGGTGGCGAACCGCTCGTCGGGGTCGATCTCCTTGAGCAGGGCGCGCAGCAGCGTGGTTTTGCCCGCAGCCTGTCCGCCCACCACCATCACGTTCTTCTCCGCGCGCACGCACGCGCGCAGGAACGCCTCCAGGGTGGAGTCGAGCATCTCCCGGTTCACCAGCTCGGGCAGGTCCGCGTGGCGCATGCTGTGCCGGCGGATCGTGACGTAGGTGCCGGGGGTGACGTCGATGACGGCCTGGAGGCGGGACCCGTCCGACAGCCGCAGCGCCAGGAACGGGTCGGCCGTCGAGAGACTGCGCTCCGCCTGCCCCGTCGTACGCCGCGCCAGATCCCTCAGGAGCTCCCGCAACTCCTCGTCGGAGTCCGCCACCGGCGCTACCCGCACCCGGCGGCCGTCGGTGAAGTCCAGCCACACGTCGGGGTACCCGTTGATGAAGATGTTCTCCACCCGCGGGTTGTCCAGGTGCTGCTGGAGCCGGCCTGCCCGGAACTGCAGGTCGAAAACGGCCTGCGCGATCGCCGCGTCCTCGCCCGGGCTCGTCGCCGTCCCGCGCTTGACGGCCTCGGCGTCCGACCACACCGCCACCTGCTCGTTGATCAGGTGCCTGCCCTGCTGCTCCTGGGCGGCAGCGCTCATCCCCGGGCGGGCTCGCAGCAGGTCGGTGAGTCGTTCCCCGACCTCCTTCTTGATCAGCCGCACCGCCGCGTAGTCCATCGACCGCACCGCCGACAGGCCTCCGGCGGGAGCCGGCAAAGCCCGTGGGTCGGCCGGCCCCGGAACCGCCGGCGACGTCGCCCCCGTTGTCGGTACGGGCCGCGGCGCGGCGAGGCGCGCCTGCAAGGAGCCGGCGGTGACCTGCGGTTCACCGTGCAGAGGATTAGCGCGCATGGCTGACCGCCCGCCCCTCGGCAGATCCGGGCGGCGGCGGAGCCAGCCGGGAACGACGCACCGCCAGCAACTCCTGCACCCGGACCGCGGCCGACCGCGCCGAGCGCATAAGGGAGCCGGACTCGAACCGGCGCGGCTGCTCCGCCCCGTCCGACAGCACCCGGGCTTCCTTGGGCTGCCACGGCAGCACCGCCGTGACCGGGATTCCGAGGGTCTTGCGGACCTCCTCCTTGGAGAACGGCCCTTCGTCCACCAGCAGCATGCCCAGCTCGACGCTCCCACCGACGCTCTCACGCAAGGCCTCCAGCCGCACCTGCGCGCTCTGCAGACTGCGCAGGGTGCTGCGCGCGACCAGCAGCACGACGTCGGCCCGCTGCGCGAGCACGGCGGACGGCCCGAACGCACCGCGCCGGCCCAGGTCCACCAGGACGTCGTGGCCGTGCTCCTCGATGCCGGAGAACAGGCGGGCCAGCGGCTGCCACACGGGTTCCATCGCGGACGCGTGCGCGGGGTCGTAGAGACCGGGCAGCACCAGACGGTCGCGGGTCTCCGCGTCGGTGACGTCCACCAGCTGACGCCAGAACGCTTCGGCGAGCTGACCCTGGCGGGCCGCGATCGCCAGATTCCGCAGGCCGTGGCTGTTGCCCAGGGTGCCCTGCAGCGCACCCGGCAGGATCGCCCCGCCGTCCGGATCGGCCTCGGCCAGTATCACGCGGCGCCCTTCCGCGAGCGGCCACGTCATCAGCAGCGCCATCGCGGCCGTGGTCACCCCCGGAGCACCGAGCCCACCGGCCAGCGCGACGACCGCCATCAGCTGCCCTCCTGCGGCGCGAGGATCAGCGCGATCGCGCCCGTGGCGACCCGTGCGGCCAACGCCGGCCCGTCCGTGGCCGGGACCGCCACATCCACCACCACGACACCCGTCGCAGGCGCGGCCACCCCCACCGCGACCACGGTCGCCGCCACCGTCTTCGGCGCCCCCACCGGCTCGGCCGGCTTACCCCCCGCCGCCTGACCGGCAGCGTCCGGAGTGGAGACGATCACCACCTTCTGACCCGGCGCGAGCCGGCTCGCCGGAAGCTGCGACGGCTTCAACGCCACACCCACCAGCTGCTCTCCCGCCTTCACCAAAGACACGGACGTGACCTGCCCGGGCGACAGCAGCGCACCCGCCTTCAGCGCGACCGCGGCCCGCTGGCCGACCATGGTCTTCTTCTTCGCCACCGGCACGGCCTTCACCGCCGGGTCCAGCGCCAGGGACGCGGGCGCGAGGTCCGCGTCGCTGATCGCCGCCCCCACCGGAACATCGCGTGCCACCACCAGAACGGCGGTGCGCTGCCCAGAGGCGGTGAACAGCAGCGCCCCGGAGAGACCTCCGGCCGCGATCAGCGCGACGGACAGCGCGATCAGCCCCGGACGGCGGCGCCGCTGGCGCACCACACGGGGCGCGGCCGCCGGCCGGCTGTCGGGGCCACCGGGCCCGGGCACGGCGGCCCGTCCCGGTGTCGAGGGCGTGGTGGTGGTACTCACGTGCTGTGCCTCCTGGAAGAGGAAAGGATGTGCGGTCCTCGGCTACTGGCCGACGACCTGGAGTTCTCCGATGCGCACCGCGGCCTGCGAACTGCGCGTCGTGGTCAGATCACCCTGCTGACCCCCACCGACCCAGTGCACGGCCCACGTCGTCGTCGCGGCCACCGTGTACTCACCGACACGGGAGTAGCCGGCGATGCCGCACTGACCGCTGGCCTTGCTCGGAGGAGTCAGGCCGAACGCAGGACTGTAGGGGGTGCCGGGGAACGGACAGGACACGGTGGAGCCGTTGCCGAAGTTCCACACGACGTCCGCCACGGTCGCCGTGGCCGTCACCGTCACCCCGAGGGCGGTCGCGCTCGCCGAGGTCGGCCCGGTCGTCTGCGGGCTCGGCCCGTTCCACACCCACACCGGAACCCCGACCGTGCCGGTCCCGCCCGGCTTGGGTGCGATGCCGACATCAGCGCCGAGCAGCCGCATTTTCGTGACCGCTTCCTGCGCCAAAGCCTCCAGGTTCGGGCCACCGCCGTATCCGGGTGGAGGGTTCTGGAACCAGCGCAGCCCACCCATCAGCGGCTGTCCGGGGCACTGCCCGTTGTAGACCGCGCCGTCTCCCGGCGTGTGTCCCTCCCAGACGGGATCATTTGCAGCCGGGGGCGGTTCCAGCAGTCGCCAGTAGCAGGAGCTCGACGCGTCGAACCAGCCTGATTCCTCGTCATGGCACGGCACCTCGAACTGCCCACCGGA comes from Streptomyces virginiae and encodes:
- a CDS encoding LysM peptidoglycan-binding domain-containing protein, whose translation is MSKPTLKPSPPARGGAQAAAAVARGLLSLTVLAALLVGLPILLWWATTIVGPPGAAALGSLFSTDDSGQVFLLALAVAGWVGWVLFACAVLLEIPAQLRGRAAPQIRGLVGQRAAATLVGAVLLALPTTTALAAPATAVPAAPPTSASASAVPTPTPATTARPEGETTRSAYTVRDLRPAESLWSIAEQTLGDGQRWEEIAALNEGRTMTDGSIFRTEHPIQPGWLLTLPTAADTAGMPAQGTATGPGGDTGTEYSVRQGDSLTSIAADQLGNADRYTEIFELNRGKALPDGAGTFTDPDLIHPGQRLALPGTGRPPAAEPPTAAPGTAPAAPAPATTATAPAPSASSPGPEASPEGAQHTAELKSRTAGINWALVAGVGTLLAASLAGALGVRRILQQRRRRAGQTIAQDAEPTRLEQTLAATAEPVGVELLDTVLRTLAHHAADHDRELPGLRGARLSEAEGVTLLLDEPAEALAPFTSGPDPRTWILDPQAALMSAEDLQDVQAPYPGLVTLGADDTGLVLADLTTCRVLLLEGSPDEVLEVARALALELGTCTWTDYSEILTTGLGTRLAGLLPQGRIRTMPHLPAVAADLGELLLEAHQSGEQVLPWLLIGAGDHAETDVIQLADALSTARDLLTAVVLPATEDTRRAFPRAETLSTVPDQQALLASLEIPVTLQRVTDEQYREYLHALQVATEEPAPATGPWEFAEDHGQAAAAGIPLAVRVTSADASPDPGNPFPALFAGAVPPPASAPQPPATATGEAQAENTGRKAAESAPVLPQQQTPGPVDGPSDESGVRIEMLGPLRITGGTGSDHAHTLRTTAVAALIHLRPGRTTEYLCRAMDPVNPWSTRTLHSRLSELRNEIGFITDDGHPLLPRPKNGSGYTFHPAVTSDWDHFQHLAARGLAAGPQQGIPDLESAMALVRSKPFDGRTLPWADPIIQEMLSRITDTAHTLARWHTDGDTPDLDAARRTVLHALDIEETSEVLYRDLLHIEWTAGNPAAVRRTVARLQQMARTYDITLDSLTEDTVNLVLSDRPSPVTAG
- a CDS encoding pilus assembly protein TadG-related protein, which codes for MPDPVTAPARRRLQGDDGGIAVYTAIVVVALLGIIGLAIDGGGKLRATERADAVAMEAARAAGQAIDPASAVNGEGIRVDPEAAQAAAYAYLSRTGSQGTVGLSADRSQLTVTVQGAYATKFLSIVGIGTLSVSGHGSARLLHGVTQPE
- a CDS encoding TadE/TadG family type IV pilus assembly protein; translated protein: MTAITHTTGGGWRARLREDRGSEAIATAIVTPLLLMLLCTAIAGGRIVTSGAKVDAAAEDAARAASISRTHSGAQAEAAEAAARSLDDQGIRCASASTSIDTSGLAVPLGQVGTVTVTISCTVPLSDLLLPGVPGSKTMTSTFTSVVDAYRSREV
- a CDS encoding TadE family protein, whose protein sequence is MQMAIVFPFVIVLTVAVVQASMWVHARNVALTAAREGVAAARTYQSPEGAGAARAHETLGRIAGDSLRGPTVSTAGSTATDVRVTVTGSAPSMLPGLSGLSVSQSASAPRERWTTP
- a CDS encoding type II secretion system F family protein; its protein translation is MMPVAAILSGATIGAGAALLIREVLRPAPALGPALRRLNQPAPPRTDEVTDRDERWGQWLVDHLTDVPGVRIPHKDLALTGTTPARFMLTKVALAAGGLLLPPLSTIPLLLLGLPLYLPAIVGILAATLLWFTPDLALRDKAKRARAEFAHAMAAYLDLVALRRAGNVSAEQAMEQAAQTGQGWAFVRIQQALARSRVDKVPHWESLARLTAELDLPVLDDLAAIMRQSADDGASVYATLRSRAKNLRGELLTAQATEANADSEKMTAPGALLAVLVMLLIAFPAIIRMLNT
- a CDS encoding type II secretion system F family protein yields the protein MTALLMWVLAGLALAGGLVGLVAGMVGTTAPKGPPVAARLRAGRRLAGRDERMARRTRLAGGALAAVVLWLVTGVFIAGALVFLAVIGVPWLLAPTKSATTRIGKLEALGDWTQRLANVLRLGRGLDEALQISRKGCPEEIVDEVGDLVDRLQVGWRPTDALRLFGDALGDVTADKVVAALVLSAADRGPGLAQALDDLAESVHEEVARRRAIEADRAKPRTTMRWMTIITLAVIGCGFLIPSYTAPYGTLLGQLVLAVLSAGFIGVLALMRQIADTKPVPRFLIADPRSAVTPVADAITENEGTEVTA
- a CDS encoding CpaF family protein: MRANPLHGEPQVTAGSLQARLAAPRPVPTTGATSPAVPGPADPRALPAPAGGLSAVRSMDYAAVRLIKKEVGERLTDLLRARPGMSAAAQEQQGRHLINEQVAVWSDAEAVKRGTATSPGEDAAIAQAVFDLQFRAGRLQQHLDNPRVENIFINGYPDVWLDFTDGRRVRVAPVADSDEELRELLRDLARRTTGQAERSLSTADPFLALRLSDGSRLQAVIDVTPGTYVTIRRHSMRHADLPELVNREMLDSTLEAFLRACVRAEKNVMVVGGQAAGKTTLLRALLKEIDPDERFATLETEYELFAHENGHHRQVVPMEARESNGEMVAGQAAGEITLMDLMYRALRMTLTRIVVGEVRGPEIVAMLQAMTNGAGGNLCTLHAIHPSVVFDRIAELYLLAQANMSEALAYRQAANGLHFIVFVSSVDETKIGGHRHRFVSHVLEVTGIGEGGRPETNAIFGPRPEWGEHRAVPLMHPRCINDLRRAGFDANLLNVPGGAWRAALPLLVDEGAGL
- a CDS encoding SAF domain-containing protein, which encodes MSTTTTPSTPGRAAVPGPGGPDSRPAAAPRVVRQRRRRPGLIALSVALIAAGGLSGALLFTASGQRTAVLVVARDVPVGAAISDADLAPASLALDPAVKAVPVAKKKTMVGQRAAVALKAGALLSPGQVTSVSLVKAGEQLVGVALKPSQLPASRLAPGQKVVIVSTPDAAGQAAGGKPAEPVGAPKTVAATVVAVGVAAPATGVVVVDVAVPATDGPALAARVATGAIALILAPQEGS
- a CDS encoding ATP/GTP-binding protein, whose protein sequence is MARDGSGGQFEVPCHDEESGWFDASSSCYWRLLEPPPAANDPVWEGHTPGDGAVYNGQCPGQPLMGGLRWFQNPPPGYGGGPNLEALAQEAVTKMRLLGADVGIAPKPGGTGTVGVPVWVWNGPSPQTTGPTSASATALGVTVTATATVADVVWNFGNGSTVSCPFPGTPYSPAFGLTPPSKASGQCGIAGYSRVGEYTVAATTTWAVHWVGGGQQGDLTTTRSSQAAVRIGELQVVGQ